From a single Streptomyces sp. NBC_01264 genomic region:
- the bldC gene encoding developmental transcriptional regulator BldC, with product MTARTPDAEPLLTPAEVATMFRVDPKTVTRWAKAGKLTSIRTLGGHRRYREAEVRALLAGIPQQRSEA from the coding sequence ATGACCGCTCGCACCCCTGATGCCGAGCCGCTGCTGACCCCGGCTGAGGTTGCCACGATGTTCCGCGTGGACCCGAAGACGGTCACCCGTTGGGCCAAGGCTGGCAAGCTCACGTCCATCCGCACCCTGGGTGGACACCGCCGTTACCGCGAGGCTGAGGTCCGCGCACTGCTTGCGGGAATTCCGCAGCAGCGCAGCGAGGCCTGA
- a CDS encoding META domain-containing protein encodes MRTLPLLPAALVAVLALSATATACGDGGGAQGTRPLVVFSGSWSVESLTVDGKKLPAPASAARLSVERGKGDEAVATGNYGCNGFTSAVVFDSPSTMTVTPGATTELACADLPFETAYRKLFRGELTVERSGETITLKAPDGNTIALNSKPPAPNAPLVATQWTVDSLVKGESASSVPAGAEGRARFTVAADGNISGNLGCNRFNASAAVEGNRITVGPLTSTRMACEGASGEVERALTELFGGSPLVWKIQGDTLTLTATGPGTGLTAKAASAVE; translated from the coding sequence ATGCGTACGCTGCCGCTCCTCCCCGCCGCCCTGGTCGCCGTACTCGCGCTGTCCGCCACCGCCACCGCCTGTGGTGACGGCGGTGGCGCGCAGGGGACGCGCCCCCTCGTCGTGTTCTCCGGCTCCTGGTCGGTCGAGAGCCTGACCGTCGACGGAAAGAAGCTGCCGGCCCCCGCCTCCGCCGCCCGGCTGAGCGTGGAGCGCGGCAAGGGCGACGAGGCCGTGGCCACCGGCAACTACGGCTGCAACGGCTTCACCTCCGCGGTGGTCTTCGACTCGCCGTCCACCATGACCGTGACCCCGGGCGCGACGACCGAGCTGGCCTGCGCCGACCTGCCGTTCGAGACGGCCTACCGCAAGCTGTTCCGCGGCGAGCTCACCGTGGAACGGAGCGGGGAGACGATCACCTTGAAGGCCCCGGACGGGAACACGATCGCCCTGAACTCGAAGCCCCCGGCCCCCAACGCCCCGCTCGTCGCCACGCAGTGGACCGTCGACTCCCTCGTCAAGGGCGAGAGCGCCTCCTCGGTCCCGGCCGGCGCCGAGGGCCGGGCCCGCTTCACCGTGGCCGCGGACGGGAACATCAGCGGCAACCTCGGCTGCAACCGCTTCAACGCGTCGGCCGCCGTCGAGGGGAACCGCATCACCGTCGGCCCCCTCACCAGCACCCGGATGGCCTGCGAGGGCGCCTCCGGAGAGGTCGAGCGGGCCCTCACCGAGCTGTTCGGCGGCAGCCCGCTCGTCTGGAAGATCCAGGGCGACACCCTCACCCTCACCGCGACCGGCCCGGGCACCGGCCTCACCGCGAAGGCCGCCTCGGCCGTCGAGTGA
- a CDS encoding DUF3073 domain-containing protein: MGRGRAKAKQTKVARQLKYSSGGTDLSRLANELGASHTEPLPVSEPVVDDELDDDDEDDPYAKYAERYNSDDDDEDEESGPSVYRRGA; encoded by the coding sequence ATGGGGCGCGGCCGGGCAAAGGCCAAGCAGACGAAGGTCGCCCGCCAGCTGAAGTACAGCAGCGGCGGGACTGACTTGTCGCGTCTGGCCAATGAGCTGGGCGCATCGCACACGGAACCGCTGCCTGTCAGCGAGCCGGTCGTCGATGACGAGCTTGATGATGATGACGAGGACGACCCGTACGCCAAGTACGCGGAGCGCTACAACAGCGATGACGACGACGAGGACGAAGAGTCCGGTCCGTCCGTCTACCGTCGCGGTGCTTGA
- the purF gene encoding amidophosphoribosyltransferase, translated as MPRGDGRLNHDLLPGEKGPQDACGVFGVWAPGEEVAKLTYFGLYALQHRGQESAGIAVSNGSQILVFKDMGLVSQVFDETSLGSLQGHIAVGHARYSTTGASVWENAQPTFRATAHGSIALGHNGNLVNTAELAEMVADLPRQDGRATQVAATNDTDLVTALLAGQTDDDGKPLTIEESATKVLPKVKGAFSLVFMDEGTLYTARDPQGIRPLVLGRLERGWVVASETAALDICGASFVREVEPGELIAIDENGLRTSRFAEAKPKGCVFEYVYLARPDTDIAGRNVYLSRVEMGRRLAKEAPAEADLVISTPESGTPAAVGYAEASGIPYGVGLVKNAYVGRTFIQPSQTIRQLGIRLKLNPLKEVIRGKRLVVVDDSIVRGNTQRALVKMLREAGAAEVHIRISSPPVKWPCFFGIDFATRAELIANGMTVDEIATSMGADSLSYISLDSMIEATTIQKPNLCRACFDGEYPMALPDPQLLGKQLLESELAGGTDAADALRRP; from the coding sequence GTGCCTCGTGGTGATGGACGACTCAACCACGACCTGCTCCCCGGCGAAAAGGGCCCCCAGGACGCTTGCGGCGTCTTCGGTGTCTGGGCTCCGGGTGAAGAGGTCGCCAAGCTCACCTACTTCGGACTGTATGCACTGCAGCACCGTGGACAAGAGTCCGCGGGTATCGCTGTGAGCAACGGTTCCCAGATCCTCGTCTTCAAGGACATGGGCCTCGTTTCCCAAGTCTTCGACGAAACCTCTCTCGGCTCGCTCCAGGGTCATATCGCGGTCGGTCACGCCCGCTACTCGACCACTGGCGCCTCCGTCTGGGAGAACGCTCAGCCGACCTTCCGTGCGACCGCCCACGGCTCCATTGCCCTGGGTCACAACGGCAACTTGGTGAACACCGCCGAGCTCGCCGAAATGGTCGCCGACCTCCCCCGTCAGGACGGCCGTGCCACCCAGGTGGCGGCCACCAACGACACCGACCTGGTCACCGCCCTGCTGGCCGGCCAGACGGACGACGACGGCAAGCCCCTGACCATCGAGGAGTCGGCCACCAAGGTCCTCCCGAAGGTGAAGGGCGCCTTCTCGCTCGTCTTTATGGACGAGGGAACGCTCTACACCGCCCGTGACCCGCAGGGCATCCGCCCGCTGGTCCTCGGCCGCCTGGAGCGCGGCTGGGTGGTGGCGAGCGAGACCGCCGCCCTGGACATCTGCGGCGCCAGCTTCGTCCGCGAGGTCGAGCCGGGCGAGCTCATCGCGATCGACGAGAACGGTCTGCGGACCTCTCGCTTCGCGGAAGCAAAGCCCAAGGGCTGTGTCTTCGAGTACGTCTACCTGGCGCGCCCGGACACCGACATCGCCGGCCGGAACGTCTACCTCTCGCGTGTCGAGATGGGCCGGCGCCTGGCCAAGGAAGCCCCTGCCGAGGCCGACCTGGTGATATCGACACCGGAATCGGGCACGCCCGCCGCCGTCGGCTACGCCGAGGCCAGCGGGATCCCGTACGGCGTCGGCCTGGTCAAGAACGCCTACGTGGGCCGGACCTTCATCCAGCCCTCGCAGACGATCCGCCAGCTGGGCATCCGCCTCAAGCTCAACCCCCTCAAGGAAGTCATCCGGGGCAAGCGCCTGGTGGTCGTGGACGACTCGATCGTCCGCGGCAACACCCAGCGCGCGCTGGTCAAGATGCTCCGCGAGGCCGGCGCGGCGGAGGTCCACATCCGGATCTCCTCGCCGCCGGTGAAGTGGCCGTGCTTCTTCGGCATCGACTTCGCCACCCGGGCCGAGCTGATCGCCAACGGCATGACGGTCGACGAGATCGCCACGTCGATGGGCGCGGACTCGCTCTCGTACATCTCGCTCGACTCGATGATCGAGGCGACGACCATCCAGAAGCCCAACCTCTGCCGTGCCTGCTTCGACGGCGAGTACCCCATGGCGCTGCCCGACCCGCAGCTCCTGGGCAAGCAGCTCCTCGAATCGGAGCTGGCCGGCGGCACGGACGCCGCCGACGCCCTCCGGCGCCCGTAG
- a CDS encoding putative leader peptide, whose product MQPLGDRTVTLVARRHVDLVRVASAICRCSA is encoded by the coding sequence ATGCAGCCTCTCGGTGACCGCACCGTCACCCTCGTCGCGCGCCGACACGTGGACCTCGTCCGTGTCGCCAGCGCCATCTGTCGCTGTTCTGCGTAG
- the hrpA gene encoding ATP-dependent RNA helicase HrpA, producing MSTSFAALQTLLGEISLRDAHRLGRRLEGARRIRKPEAKQAVLDEIRAEAEKAAVRLAGRASRKPEVTYPENLPVSQKKDEIAEAIRDHQVVIVAGETGSGKTTQIPKICMELGRGVRGMIGHTQPRRIAARTVAERIAEELKSEIGQTVGWKVRFTDQVDQDATFVKLMTDGILLAEIQTDRELRAYDTIIIDEAHERSLNIDFLLGYLATLLPKRPDLKVIITSATIDPERFSRHFGEAPIVEVSGRTYPVEVRYRPLLEDDSEDSDRDQITAICEAVDELQAEGPGDILVFLSGEREIRDTADALEKRKLRLTEVLPLYARLSHAEQHRVFQQHTGRRIVLATNVAETSLTVPGIKYVIDPGSARISRYSHRTKVQRLPIERISQASANQRKGRCGRTSDGICIRLYSEDDFLTRPEFTDAEILRTNLASVILQMTAAGLGEIEKFPFIDPPDHRNIRDGVQLLQELGALEQDEKSAQGGKKGQRLTPMGRQLSQLPVDPRLARMVVEADKNNCVREVMVIAAALSIQDPRERPSDKQTQADQNHARFKDETSDFLSFLNMWRYVREQQKERGSSSFRRMCKQEYLNFLRIREWQDIYSQLRTVAKSMGIHVNEADAPETSVHISLLAGLLSHIGLKDTDKNEYLGARSAKFAIFPGSSLFKKQPKFLMSAELVETSRLWARVNAKVEPEWVEPLAQHLIKRTYSEPHWEKDQAAVMAFEKVTLYGVPIVAQRKINYGKIDAEVSRDLFIRNALVEGDWRTHHKFYADNRKLLTEVEELENRARRRDIVVDDETLFDFYDQRIPEHVVSGAHFDSWWKHKKRDEPELLDFEREMLLTEKAAGVTKADYPDSWMQGRLKFRVTYQFEPGADADGVTVHIPLQVLNQVTDEGFDWQIPGLREEVVTELIRSLPKPIRRHYVPAPNYATRFLATSHPLQEPLHVTLARELQRMVGVPVSAEDFDLTRIPDHLKITFRIVDERRKNLAEAKDLEALRLQLKPKARQALSQAAAASAEREGGESVEKTGLTDWTIGTLTKVFETRRAGQPVKAYPALVDAGTSVSVRLFDTEAEQQQAMRLGTRRLILLNITVNPAKFASDHLSNQQKLALSRNPHGSIQALFDDCATAAADHLIGRHGGPAWDEAGFRKLYEAVRTDLVDTTVRTITQVQQVLAAWQACERRLKTTASLALVANVQDVKTQLAALMPAGFVTLTGLRRLPDLMRYLVAIDRRLQQMPTGVQRDTTRMEKVHEMRDEYLWLLEQLPKGRPVPAEVTEIRWMIEELRVSYFAHALGTAYPISDKRIVKAVDAAAPGPAR from the coding sequence ATGTCTACTTCCTTCGCCGCCCTGCAGACGCTTCTCGGTGAGATCTCCCTCCGTGACGCGCACCGCCTCGGCCGCCGCCTCGAAGGCGCGCGCCGCATCCGCAAGCCCGAGGCCAAGCAGGCCGTACTCGACGAGATCCGCGCGGAGGCCGAAAAGGCCGCCGTGCGACTGGCCGGGCGCGCCTCGCGGAAGCCCGAGGTCACGTATCCCGAGAACCTGCCCGTCAGCCAGAAGAAGGACGAGATCGCCGAGGCGATACGCGACCACCAGGTCGTGATCGTCGCGGGCGAGACCGGCTCCGGCAAGACCACGCAGATCCCCAAGATCTGCATGGAGCTGGGGCGCGGGGTCCGGGGCATGATCGGGCACACCCAGCCCCGCCGGATCGCGGCCCGCACGGTCGCGGAGCGCATCGCGGAGGAGCTGAAGTCCGAGATCGGCCAGACCGTCGGCTGGAAGGTCCGGTTCACCGACCAGGTGGACCAGGACGCGACCTTCGTGAAGCTGATGACGGACGGCATCCTGCTCGCCGAGATCCAGACGGACCGCGAGCTGCGCGCGTACGACACGATCATCATCGACGAGGCCCACGAGCGGTCGCTGAACATCGACTTCCTGCTCGGCTACCTCGCCACGCTCCTGCCCAAGCGCCCCGACCTCAAGGTGATCATCACCTCGGCGACCATCGACCCGGAGCGCTTCTCCCGGCACTTCGGCGAGGCCCCGATCGTCGAGGTCAGCGGGCGGACGTATCCGGTGGAGGTGCGGTACCGCCCGCTCCTGGAGGACGACTCCGAGGACAGCGACCGCGACCAGATCACCGCGATCTGCGAGGCCGTGGACGAACTCCAGGCGGAGGGGCCGGGCGACATCCTGGTCTTCCTCTCCGGCGAGCGCGAGATCCGCGACACGGCGGACGCGCTGGAGAAGCGCAAGCTCCGCCTGACCGAGGTGCTCCCCCTCTACGCGCGCCTGTCGCACGCCGAGCAGCACCGGGTCTTCCAGCAGCACACCGGTCGGCGGATCGTGCTGGCGACCAACGTCGCCGAGACCTCCCTCACCGTGCCCGGCATCAAGTACGTAATCGACCCGGGCAGTGCCCGCATCTCCCGCTACAGCCACCGCACCAAGGTCCAGCGGCTGCCCATCGAGCGGATCTCGCAGGCCAGCGCCAACCAGCGCAAGGGCCGCTGCGGCCGTACCTCGGACGGCATCTGCATCCGGCTGTACTCGGAGGACGACTTCCTGACCCGTCCGGAGTTCACGGACGCCGAGATCCTGCGCACCAACCTCGCCTCCGTCATCCTCCAGATGACCGCGGCCGGCCTCGGCGAGATCGAGAAGTTCCCCTTCATCGATCCGCCGGACCACCGCAACATCCGCGACGGCGTGCAGCTCCTCCAGGAGCTGGGCGCGCTCGAGCAGGACGAGAAGTCCGCCCAAGGGGGCAAGAAGGGGCAGCGGCTCACGCCGATGGGCCGCCAGCTCTCCCAGCTGCCCGTGGACCCGCGCCTCGCCCGCATGGTGGTGGAGGCGGACAAGAACAACTGCGTCCGCGAGGTCATGGTCATCGCGGCGGCCCTGTCCATCCAGGACCCGCGCGAGCGGCCCTCGGACAAGCAGACGCAGGCGGACCAGAACCACGCCCGGTTCAAGGACGAGACGAGCGACTTCCTCTCGTTCCTGAACATGTGGCGCTACGTCCGGGAGCAGCAGAAGGAGCGCGGCTCGTCCTCCTTCCGCCGGATGTGCAAGCAGGAGTACCTGAACTTCCTGCGGATCCGCGAATGGCAGGACATCTATTCGCAGCTGCGTACGGTCGCCAAGTCCATGGGCATCCACGTCAACGAGGCCGACGCCCCCGAGACGAGCGTGCACATCTCGCTGCTGGCCGGCCTGCTGTCGCACATCGGGCTCAAGGACACCGACAAGAACGAGTACCTCGGCGCCCGGTCCGCCAAGTTCGCGATCTTCCCGGGTTCCTCGCTGTTCAAGAAGCAGCCCAAGTTCCTGATGTCCGCCGAGCTGGTGGAGACCTCGCGGCTGTGGGCCCGGGTGAACGCCAAGGTCGAGCCGGAGTGGGTGGAGCCGCTCGCCCAGCACCTGATCAAGCGCACGTACAGCGAGCCGCACTGGGAGAAGGACCAGGCGGCGGTGATGGCCTTCGAGAAGGTCACGCTGTACGGCGTGCCGATCGTCGCGCAGCGGAAGATCAACTACGGCAAGATCGACGCCGAGGTCTCGCGCGACCTGTTCATTCGCAACGCCCTGGTCGAGGGCGACTGGCGGACCCACCACAAGTTCTACGCCGACAACCGCAAGCTCCTCACCGAGGTGGAGGAGCTGGAGAACCGGGCCCGGCGCCGGGACATCGTGGTCGACGACGAGACGCTCTTCGACTTCTACGACCAGCGGATCCCCGAACATGTGGTCTCGGGCGCCCACTTCGACTCGTGGTGGAAGCACAAGAAGCGCGACGAGCCCGAACTGCTCGACTTCGAGCGCGAGATGCTCCTGACGGAGAAGGCGGCCGGGGTCACCAAGGCCGACTATCCGGACTCCTGGATGCAGGGCCGGCTGAAGTTCCGGGTGACCTACCAGTTCGAGCCGGGCGCGGACGCGGACGGCGTGACCGTCCACATCCCGCTCCAGGTGCTGAACCAAGTCACCGACGAGGGCTTCGACTGGCAGATCCCGGGTCTGCGCGAGGAAGTGGTCACGGAGCTGATCCGGTCCCTGCCGAAGCCGATCCGTCGGCACTACGTGCCCGCGCCGAACTACGCGACCCGCTTCCTGGCGACCTCTCACCCCCTCCAGGAGCCCCTGCACGTGACGCTGGCCCGGGAGCTCCAGCGGATGGTCGGGGTCCCGGTCAGCGCCGAGGACTTCGACCTGACCCGCATCCCGGACCACCTGAAGATCACTTTCCGGATCGTCGACGAGCGCCGCAAGAACCTCGCCGAGGCCAAGGACCTGGAGGCCTTGCGGCTCCAGCTCAAGCCGAAGGCCCGCCAGGCCCTCTCGCAGGCCGCCGCGGCCAGCGCCGAGCGCGAGGGCGGGGAGTCGGTGGAGAAGACCGGGCTGACGGACTGGACGATCGGGACGCTGACCAAGGTCTTCGAGACCCGCCGGGCCGGCCAGCCCGTGAAGGCGTACCCGGCGCTCGTGGACGCCGGTACGAGCGTCTCCGTACGCCTCTTCGACACCGAGGCCGAGCAGCAGCAGGCGATGCGGCTCGGGACCCGGCGGCTGATCCTGCTCAACATCACGGTGAACCCGGCGAAGTTCGCCTCGGACCACCTGAGCAACCAGCAGAAGCTGGCGCTGTCGCGCAATCCGCACGGCTCCATCCAGGCGCTGTTCGACGACTGCGCGACCGCGGCGGCCGACCACCTGATCGGGCGGCACGGCGGCCCGGCGTGGGACGAGGCGGGCTTCCGCAAGCTCTACGAGGCCGTGCGGACCGACCTGGTGGACACGACCGTACGGACGATCACGCAGGTGCAGCAGGTGCTGGCGGCCTGGCAGGCCTGCGAACGGCGCCTGAAGACCACGGCCAGCCTCGCCCTGGTGGCCAACGTCCAGGACGTCAAGACGCAGCTCGCGGCCCTCATGCCGGCCGGCTTCGTCACGCTGACCGGACTGCGGCGGCTGCCGGACCTGATGCGCTACCTGGTGGCCATCGACCGGCGGCTCCAGCAGATGCCCACGGGCGTCCAGCGCGACACCACGCGCATGGAGAAGGTCCACGAGATGCGGGACGAGTACCTGTGGCTCCTGGAGCAGTTGCCGAAGGGCAGGCCCGTCCCGGCGGAGGTCACCGAGATCCGCTGGATGATCGAGGAACTGCGGGTCAGCTACTTCGCGCACGCCCTCGGAACGGCCTATCCGATCTCCGACAAACGCATCGTGAAGGCGGTGGATGCGGCGGCCCCGGGACCCGCTCGGTGA
- a CDS encoding Leu/Phe/Val dehydrogenase, with protein sequence MTEMTDGVLHTLFRSEQGGHEQVVLCQDRASGLKAVIAIHSTALGPALGGTRFHAYASDEEAVLDALNLSRGMSYKNALAGLDLGGGKAVIIGDPDVLKSEELLLAYGRFVESLGGRYVTACDVGTYVADMDVVARETRWATGRSPENGGAGDSSVLTAFGVFQGMRASAQHLWGDPTLRGRKVAVAGVGKVGHHLVEHLLEDAAEVVITDVRAESVQRILDKHPGKVTAVADTEALIRVEGLDIYAPCALGGALNDASVPVLTAKVVCGAANNQLAHPGVEKDLADRGILYAPDYVVNAGGVIQVADELRGFDFDRCKAKATKIFDTTLEIFARAKADGIPPAAAADRIAEQRMADARSAARAV encoded by the coding sequence GTGACCGAAATGACCGACGGCGTCCTGCACACCCTGTTCCGCAGCGAACAGGGCGGCCACGAGCAAGTCGTGCTGTGCCAGGACCGAGCCTCCGGCCTGAAGGCCGTCATCGCGATCCACTCCACCGCCCTGGGCCCCGCCCTCGGCGGTACGCGGTTCCACGCGTACGCCTCGGACGAGGAGGCCGTCCTCGACGCGCTGAACCTCTCGCGCGGCATGTCGTACAAGAACGCGCTCGCCGGGCTCGACCTGGGCGGCGGCAAGGCCGTGATCATCGGTGACCCGGACGTACTGAAGTCCGAGGAACTGCTGCTGGCCTACGGCCGGTTCGTGGAGTCCCTCGGCGGCCGCTACGTGACCGCCTGCGACGTCGGCACCTACGTGGCCGACATGGACGTCGTGGCCCGCGAGACCCGCTGGGCGACCGGCCGCTCCCCCGAGAACGGCGGCGCCGGCGACTCCTCGGTCCTCACCGCCTTCGGCGTCTTCCAGGGCATGCGCGCCAGCGCCCAGCACCTGTGGGGCGACCCGACCCTGCGCGGCCGCAAGGTCGCCGTCGCGGGCGTCGGCAAGGTCGGACACCACCTGGTGGAGCACCTGCTGGAGGACGCCGCCGAGGTCGTCATCACGGACGTGCGCGCCGAGTCGGTGCAGAGGATCCTCGACAAGCACCCGGGCAAGGTGACCGCCGTCGCCGACACCGAGGCGCTGATCCGCGTGGAGGGCCTGGACATCTACGCCCCCTGCGCGCTCGGCGGGGCCCTGAACGACGCCTCCGTGCCGGTCCTGACCGCGAAGGTGGTGTGCGGTGCCGCGAACAACCAGCTCGCGCACCCGGGCGTGGAGAAGGACCTCGCGGACCGCGGGATCCTCTACGCGCCGGACTACGTGGTCAACGCGGGCGGGGTCATCCAGGTCGCCGACGAGCTGCGCGGATTCGACTTCGACCGCTGCAAGGCCAAGGCCACGAAGATCTTCGACACCACGCTGGAGATCTTCGCACGTGCGAAGGCTGACGGGATTCCGCCGGCCGCGGCGGCCGACCGCATCGCCGAGCAGCGGATGGCGGACGCCCGCAGCGCGGCACGCGCGGTCTGA
- a CDS encoding sulfatase-like hydrolase/transferase, which translates to MTSYESNLSRRAFGGAVGATAAAAAVGVGVAAPAQAAPVAEAQHASPQEREFRAERGRRSRRPNFLFILGDDLGWADLSSYGSPHIKTPNLDRLARQGVRFTDAYSGSATCSPTRFSLYTGRYPGRAKGGLAEPIADKTAGLEPTHPTLASLLRGSGYATALIGKWHCGSLPDYSPTKSGWDEFFGNFSGALEYYSKLSGDGSYDLYEGDAEYKDLRYYTRILTERASEYVSRDHGDKPWLLNLNFTTPHWPWIADGDTEASSEVTRRIKAGDRRALWHEDGGSIEKYKRMVEDLDRSIGEVLKALKRSGQEEDTLVFFSSDNGGERFSHNWPLSGNKASLQEGGIRVPNIVRWPARLDGGQVSHVPVFTPDWTATLLELAGARANPAYPLDGVSLAGYLLRGEKVAERDLFWRVRGERALRRGDWKYYRGKAGRDQLFNLAGDIREQADKAALEPARLAELRAAWEKTDAGLLPYPG; encoded by the coding sequence GTGACCTCGTACGAATCCAACCTGTCCCGGCGCGCCTTCGGCGGCGCGGTCGGCGCGACCGCGGCCGCCGCGGCGGTGGGGGTGGGCGTCGCCGCCCCGGCCCAGGCGGCTCCCGTGGCGGAAGCACAGCACGCGAGCCCGCAGGAGCGGGAGTTCCGGGCCGAGCGGGGACGCCGCTCCCGGCGCCCGAACTTCCTGTTCATCCTGGGGGACGACCTCGGCTGGGCCGACCTGTCCTCCTACGGCTCCCCGCACATCAAGACCCCGAACCTGGACCGGCTCGCCCGCCAGGGCGTCCGCTTCACCGACGCCTACTCGGGCTCGGCGACCTGCTCCCCGACGCGCTTCAGCCTGTACACCGGCCGCTACCCGGGCCGCGCCAAGGGCGGGCTCGCCGAGCCCATCGCCGACAAGACGGCGGGCCTGGAGCCGACCCACCCCACGCTGGCCTCGCTGCTGCGCGGCTCCGGGTACGCGACCGCGCTCATAGGCAAGTGGCACTGCGGCTCCCTGCCCGACTACAGCCCGACCAAGTCGGGCTGGGACGAGTTCTTCGGGAACTTCAGCGGAGCGCTGGAGTACTACTCCAAGCTGTCCGGCGACGGCAGTTACGACCTCTACGAGGGCGACGCCGAGTACAAGGACCTGCGCTACTACACGCGGATCCTGACCGAGCGGGCCAGCGAGTACGTCTCCCGCGACCACGGCGACAAGCCGTGGCTGCTGAACCTCAACTTCACCACCCCGCACTGGCCGTGGATCGCCGACGGGGACACCGAGGCGAGCTCCGAGGTCACCCGCCGGATCAAGGCCGGCGACCGGCGGGCCCTGTGGCACGAGGACGGCGGGTCCATCGAGAAGTACAAGCGGATGGTGGAGGACCTCGACCGCTCCATCGGCGAGGTGCTGAAGGCGCTGAAGCGCTCCGGGCAGGAGGAGGACACCCTGGTCTTCTTCTCCAGCGACAACGGCGGCGAGCGCTTCTCCCACAACTGGCCGCTCTCCGGCAACAAGGCCTCCCTCCAGGAGGGCGGCATCCGCGTCCCGAACATCGTGCGCTGGCCCGCACGGCTCGACGGCGGCCAGGTCAGCCACGTGCCGGTCTTCACCCCGGACTGGACGGCCACCCTGCTGGAACTGGCCGGCGCCCGCGCGAACCCGGCGTACCCGCTGGACGGGGTCAGCCTGGCCGGATACCTGCTGCGCGGCGAGAAGGTCGCCGAGCGCGACCTCTTCTGGCGGGTGCGCGGGGAGCGGGCGCTGCGCCGCGGCGACTGGAAGTACTACCGCGGCAAGGCGGGCCGCGACCAGCTCTTCAACCTCGCCGGGGACATCCGCGAGCAGGCCGACAAGGCGGCGCTGGAGCCGGCCCGGCTGGCCGAACTGCGGGCGGCCTGGGAGAAGACGGACGCGGGGCTGCTGCCGTACCCGGGCTGA
- the purM gene encoding phosphoribosylformylglycinamidine cyclo-ligase, producing MTEKTTGASYAAAGVDIDAGDRAVELMKEWVKKTQRPEVLGGLGGFAGLFDASALKRYERPLLASATDGVGTKVDIARRMGVYDTIGHDLVAMVMDDIVVCGAEPLFMTDYICVGKVHPERVAAIVKGIAEGCVLAGCALVGGETAEHPGLLGPDDFDVAGAGTGVVEYDRLLGADRIRTGDAVIAMASSGLHSNGYSLVRHVLFDRAGMSLEGHVEELGRTLGEELLEPTKIYSLDCMALTNAADVHAYSHITGGGLAANLARVIPDHLHATVDRSTWTPGAIFDLVGKAGQVERLELEKTLNMGVGMMAVVPQESVDVALTALSDRGVEAWVAGEILDRGDHTEGATMTGDYAV from the coding sequence ATGACAGAGAAGACCACCGGTGCCAGCTACGCAGCCGCGGGCGTGGACATCGACGCGGGAGACCGCGCCGTCGAGCTGATGAAGGAGTGGGTGAAGAAGACGCAGCGCCCCGAGGTCCTGGGCGGCCTCGGCGGTTTCGCCGGCCTCTTCGACGCCTCCGCCCTCAAGCGCTACGAGCGCCCCCTGCTCGCCTCGGCCACCGACGGGGTCGGCACCAAGGTGGACATCGCCCGCCGCATGGGCGTGTACGACACCATCGGCCACGACCTCGTGGCGATGGTCATGGACGACATCGTCGTCTGCGGCGCCGAGCCGCTCTTCATGACCGACTACATCTGCGTCGGCAAGGTGCATCCCGAGCGTGTCGCGGCCATCGTCAAGGGCATCGCCGAGGGCTGCGTCCTGGCCGGCTGCGCCCTGGTGGGCGGCGAGACGGCCGAGCACCCCGGTCTGCTGGGTCCGGACGACTTCGACGTCGCGGGCGCGGGCACCGGCGTCGTCGAGTACGACCGCCTGCTGGGCGCGGACCGCATCCGTACGGGCGACGCCGTCATCGCGATGGCGTCCTCCGGTCTTCACTCGAACGGGTACTCGCTGGTCCGCCATGTCCTCTTCGACAGGGCCGGAATGTCCCTCGAGGGCCACGTCGAGGAGCTCGGCCGGACCCTCGGCGAGGAGCTGCTGGAGCCCACCAAGATCTACTCGCTGGACTGCATGGCCCTCACGAACGCGGCCGACGTGCACGCGTACTCCCACATCACCGGCGGCGGCCTCGCGGCCAACCTCGCCCGGGTGATCCCGGACCACCTGCACGCCACGGTCGACCGCTCGACCTGGACCCCGGGCGCGATCTTCGACCTGGTCGGCAAGGCCGGGCAGGTGGAGCGCCTGGAGCTGGAGAAGACCCTGAACATGGGCGTCGGCATGATGGCCGTGGTCCCGCAGGAGTCGGTGGACGTGGCCCTGACCGCCCTGTCCGACCGGGGTGTCGAGGCCTGGGTCGCGGGCGAGATCCTGGACCGCGGCGACCACACCGAGGGTGCGACGATGACCGGCGACTACGCGGTCTGA